GTTCCGAAAAGGGCCATGGGTTTGCTTCCTGATCGGGATCGTTCTGTTCAGCGGGAGTCTGTATGTTATGGCCGCGTCCAATGCGCGCTGGCTCGGCGCGGCGACGCCCTTCGGTGGAATCAGCTTCTTGAGCGGCTGGAGTTGGCTCGCCGTTTCAGGGAGTGCTGGTCACGGAGAAGACCGGTAACCTCGGACTAACCCCTCAGTCAACGACGGTGGAGCGACGCTCCTGCGGAGCTTCTCTCTTCGATCGTATTGGCTCGGCGGGAGCCTCTCCCACCTTAACGCCTTAACTGAGGGGTTACCCAGGGACCGGAAATTCCGCTTGCATTCTCGGAGTTAATTTCCAACTCTGACAGCAAGAAACGGCGCGCGGCACGAGCTTTTGCTTGTCGATGATCAGGAGATCAACCTGGCCGCCCTGGTGAATCTCCGCATGCGGGCTTCCGATGCGGCCAGTGTGACCAAAGCTCTGCTGGAGGCCGCGCCGAAGTCAAAAATAGTTGGCTTCAATGGCCCGGATGACCGGGCGGCGATTCTGGCGATGCTCCGCGCCGGGGCTTGCGGCTATCTCCACAGCGCGTGTTCTTCCTCCGAAATGTCCCGCGCCCTGGCGCCGGATTCGATCGCAGGCCGCACTTTCGAGGTGACCATCACAAGTGGAACGCCACCAGTTTTCGCTTCGCAAGGTTCGTATCGGTTTCTTCCCTCCGGAATCGACCAATCCTACGTTGTCATCTGAATTAGCGGCGACACCGCGAACAGCTTCGGCGTTTACAGTTACTCAAAAACAGGAGCGGCTTCTGCGACTCTCAGTTTCACTGATTCTTCAGTGGGGGTTGGTTTCAGTGCAGCGGTCACCTTCACTTCAGTGAACTCCGGTTCCCTCTTTATCAGCTCGCCGCTTCTCCCTGGAGTATCTCAGCGCGGAACATTTCTTATGTACGCGGGAAACGCACCACTATCCATCGCGGGAGGCTTGTTCGACGTTGTCATAACGAGTGGGACATTTCCATTTGCAGACCGCGGCAGTTTCAGATTGGAGGTCAGTGCGTCCGGCCCGGATTACACAATTTCTGGATTTTCGGGTGTATCGAATGGCCGCGGAACTTACACCTACACCCGAACTTCTCCGAGTACGGCGATCGTCAGACTCAACGATTCGGTTACAGGCATTAGTCAGGCGCAGTTGAGCTTCAGTTCCGACTCGGCAGGCACATACTTTGTGCTCTCGGTCGGTGCCGGTGCCTACCAGACCGGACTCTTCGCGCTCGTCAAACCGACGCCCCCCGCGATCATCGATCGACCACTCAGCAGGGTTGTCAACGCTGGTTCAACAGTCACATTCAGCATCAACGCCACAGGGACGGCTCTTGTCTATCAGTGGCGGAAGGACGGCAGCAATC
This Verrucomicrobiota bacterium DNA region includes the following protein-coding sequences:
- a CDS encoding response regulator transcription factor, with the translated sequence MLVDDQEINLAALVNLRMRASDAASVTKALLEAAPKSKIVGFNGPDDRAAILAMLRAGACGYLHSACSSSEMSRALAPDSIAGRTFEVTITSGTPPVFASQGSYRFLPSGIDQSYVVI